From Pseudomonadota bacterium, a single genomic window includes:
- a CDS encoding sugar kinase, with the protein MSLLVVGSVALDSVTTPLDAREEMLGGSASFFAMVASLITPVRLVAVVGEDFPAEHLALLRERGVDLEGLQRTPGRTFRWRGRYLPNFVDRETLDTQLNVFEHFHPRLPAPWRDSRYVFLGNIAPQLQLEVLQQVQRPALVGCDTMNFWLHEPCVTTLKEVLKRTQVLFLNDEEARLLSGQHNLVKAAAAIRLLGVDHVVIKRGDAGALLFDDGGPFWAPALPLAQVVDPTGAGDCFAGGFMAYLAHTGDLGLANIRRAMIFGSTTASFAVEDFSVDRFRSVSRADLLQRCAEFARLVHFDPVQL; encoded by the coding sequence ATGAGCCTGCTCGTCGTCGGCAGCGTGGCGCTCGACTCGGTCACCACCCCCCTCGATGCTCGCGAAGAGATGCTCGGCGGCTCGGCGTCGTTCTTTGCCATGGTCGCCTCGCTGATTACGCCCGTGCGCCTGGTGGCGGTGGTCGGGGAGGACTTCCCCGCGGAACACCTGGCGCTCTTGCGCGAGCGCGGCGTTGACCTGGAGGGGTTGCAGCGGACGCCAGGACGCACCTTTCGCTGGCGCGGGCGCTACCTCCCCAACTTCGTCGACCGCGAGACGCTCGATACTCAGCTCAACGTCTTCGAGCACTTCCATCCGCGACTGCCCGCGCCTTGGCGCGACTCGCGCTACGTATTCCTCGGCAACATCGCTCCACAGCTGCAGCTCGAGGTGCTGCAGCAGGTCCAGCGACCGGCGCTGGTCGGCTGCGACACGATGAACTTCTGGCTGCACGAGCCCTGTGTGACGACGTTGAAGGAGGTGCTGAAACGCACCCAGGTGCTCTTCCTCAACGATGAGGAGGCGCGCCTGCTCTCGGGTCAGCATAACCTCGTCAAGGCGGCCGCGGCGATCCGCCTGCTCGGCGTGGATCATGTGGTGATCAAGCGCGGCGACGCCGGGGCGCTGCTCTTCGACGACGGTGGGCCCTTCTGGGCGCCGGCCCTTCCGCTCGCGCAGGTGGTCGACCCGACGGGCGCAGGGGACTGCTTTGCCGGCGGCTTCATGGCGTACCTGGCGCACACCGGCGACCTCGGCCTGGCCAATATCCGGCGCGCGATGATCTTCGGTAGCACGACGGCCTCCTTCGCCGTCGAGGATTTCAGCGTCGACCGCTTTCGCTCGGTGAGCCGCGCTGACCTGTTGCAGCGTTGTGCTGAGTTCGCGCGCCTCGTGCACTTCGATCCGGTGCAGCT